One stretch of Astatotilapia calliptera chromosome 3, fAstCal1.2, whole genome shotgun sequence DNA includes these proteins:
- the LOC113018652 gene encoding 5,6-dihydroxyindole-2-carboxylic acid oxidase — protein MWQFCFLVIVGAVVVSAQFPRECVTPEGLRSGQCCPSPSGLPNDPCGSSTGRGQCVSVAVDTQPHGPQYPHDGRDDRERWPSRFFSRTCQCNGNFSGHNCGRCKHGLTGPNCDQRVPVVRRNVMQLNAEEKRAFVNALDQAKRTVHPDLVIATRHYPGIFGPDGNTTQFENVSIYNYFVWSHYYSVSKTFLGAGQASFGGVDFSHEGPGFLTWHRYHLLQLERDMQDMLQNPSFALPYWNFAIGGNTCDICTDDLMGARSNFDMNSLSSNSIFSQWRVVCESVEDYDTLGTICNSTESSPIRRNPAGNVNRPMVQRLPEPQDVADCLQVNTFDTPPFFSTSSESFRNTIEGYSAPKGNYDPIVRSLHNLAHLFLNGTGGQTHLSPNDPIFVLLHTFTDAIFDEWLRRHSPDAAVYPEQDAPIGHNRRYNMVPFWPPVTNSEMFVTAPENLGYSYQAEWPGENFTLSEIITMAIVAALVVVAVVFALTTCAVRARSHRKEGHQPLLGDQYQRYDDEKSQSVV, from the exons aTGTGGCAGTTCTGCTTTTTGGTGATTGTGGGCGCGGTGGTTGTGAGCGCTCAGTTCCCCAGAGAGTGTGTGACTCCAGAGGGTCTCAGGAGTGGACAGTGCTGCCCGTCGCCTTCTGGACTGCCTAATGACCCGTGTGGCTCCAGCACCGGGCGTGGACAGTGTGTGTCGGTGGCGGTGGACACACAGCCGCATGGGCCTCAGTACCCGCACGACGGACGGGATGATCGGGAACGATGGCCCAGCCGTTTTTTCAGCCGTACCTGTCAGTGTAACGGAAACTTCAGTGGTCATAACTGCGGCCGCTGTAAACACGGATTGACCGGGCCCAACTGTGACCAAAGAGTTCCTGTTG TGAGAAGAAACGTGATGCAGCTCAACGCGGAGGAAAAGCGTGCGTTCGTGAACGCATTGGACCAGGCCAAGCGCACGGTGCACCCCGATCTGGTGATCGCAACGCGGCACTATCCGGGCATCTTTGGCCCTGACGGGAACACCACGCAGTTTGAAAACGTCTCCATCTACAATTACTTCGTTTGGTCCCACTATTACTCCGTCAGCAAGACCTTCCTGGGCGCGGGGCAGGCCAGTTTTGGGGGCGTGGATTTTTCGCACGAGGGCCCCGGTTTCCTGACCTGGCACAGGTACCACCTGCTCCAGCTGGAGCGAGACATGCAG GACATGCTGCAAAACCCTTCCTTCGCCCTGCCCTACTGGAACTTTGCTATCGGGGGAAACACATGTGACATCTGCACAGATGACCTGATGGGAGCCAGGAGCAATTTTGACATGAACTCTCTGAGTTCTAACTCCATATTCTCCCAGTGGAGAGTCGTCTGTGAGAGCGTGGAGGACTACGACACGCTGGGAACCATCTGCAACA gcACCGAGTCTTCTCCCATTAGAAGAAACCCGGCAGGAAATGTGAACAGGCCTATGGTCCAGCGTCTCCCGGAGCCCCAGGACGTGGCAGACTGCCTGCAGGTCAACACTTTTGACACGCCGCCATTTTTCTCCACCTCCTCTGAAAGCTTCAGGAACACCATTGAAG GCTACAGCGCCCCCAAGGGGAACTACGACCCTATAGTGAGGAGCCTCCACAACCTGGCTCATTTGTTCCTGAACGGGACAGGAGGACAGACTCACCTCTCCCCGAACGACCCCATCTTCGTCCTGCTCCACACCTTTACCGACGCAATATTTGATGAATGGTTGAGGAGGCACAGCCCAG ATGCGGCTGTGTACCCAGAACAAGATGCTCCCATCGGTCACAACAGGCGCTACAACATGGTGCCCTTCTGGCCTCCGGTGACCAACTCGGAGATGTTTGTGACCGCCCCTGAAAACCTCGGTTACTCTTACCAAGCCGAATGGCCAG GTGAAAATTTCACCCTGAGCGAAATAATAACCATGGCCATAGTCGCTGCCCTTGTGGTCGTCGCGGTCGTTTTCGCTCTCACCACGTGTGCTGTGCGTGCCCGGTCTCACAGGAAGGAGGGCCACCAGCCTCTGCTTGGGGATCAGTACCAGCGCTACGATGATGAGAAAAGCCAATCTGTTGTATaa
- the lurap1l gene encoding leucine rich adaptor protein 1-like: MEEDNSVMRDLKDIETKLGRKVPDSLFRSLAGGKHDKSAAPHSGNCKCCANSADIKRLESKMMFLKQEMANLRAIDVKLMQQLMSINEGIESIRWMIDDKGSVASHDSSLTGSLYSLSDSQDGASLRGSFNSLNDGNSDGLDGLSVGSYLDTLAEDLPDEPSPTDLDCFVDKTVIDGDAFAKSPLKLRVESDEYYCFG; this comes from the exons ATGGAGGAGGACAACAGCGTCATGCGAGACTTGAAGGACATAGAGACGAAGTTGGGCCGAAAAGTTCCGGACAGTCTCTTTCGCTCTCTCGCCGGAGGGAAACACGACAAGTCCGCAGCGCCGCATTCAGGGAACTGCAAATGTTGCGCTAACTCTGCGGACATAAAAAGACTGGAAAGCAAAATGATGTTTCTCAAACAAGAGATG GCAAATCTTCGAGCCATTGACGTAAAGCTCATGCAGCAGCTTATGTCCATCAACGAGGGCATCGAGTCCATCCGCTGGATGATAGATGACAAAGGAAGCGTCGCCAGCCATGACAGCAGCCTAACCGGCAGCTTATACAGCCTGTCGGACAGCCAGGACGGCGCCTCGCTGCGAGGAAGCTTCAATAGTTTGAATGATGGCAACAGTGACGGCCTGGATGGTCTGTCTGTGGGTAGTTACCTGGACACACTAGCAGAGGACCTCCCGGATGAACCCTCGCCTACGGACCTTGATTGTTTTGTGGATAAAACGGTGATCGACGGCGACGCCTTTGCCAAATCGCCTTTGAAACTCAGGGTGGAGTCGGATGAATACTACTGCTTTGGATAA